From a single Kryptolebias marmoratus isolate JLee-2015 linkage group LG17, ASM164957v2, whole genome shotgun sequence genomic region:
- the luc7l gene encoding putative RNA-binding protein Luc7-like 1 isoform X1 produces MSAQAQMRALLDQLMGTARDGDETRQRVKFTDERVCKSHLLNCCPHDILSGTRMDLGECTKIHDLALRADYEIASKERDLFFELDAVDHLESFIADCDRRTELAKKRLAETQEEISAEVAAKAEKVHELNEEIGKLLAKAEQLGAEGNVDEAQKVLQEVEKVRTKKKDAEEEYRNSMPASSFQQQKLRVCEVCSAYLGLHDNDRRLADHFGGKLHLGFIQIREKLDQLKKTVVEKQEKRNQERLKRREEREKEERMKRRTRSRSREHRRSRSRDRRRRRSRSTSREKRRTRSRSRERKRRHRSRSRSRSRGHRHSDSREPSSRHKSSRDRERSSRDQSRDRDRRDGMNGRSESRRADDRDTGDF; encoded by the exons ATGTCTGCCCAAGCTCAAATGAGAGCTTTGCTCGACCAGCTGATGGGAACAGCGAGGGACG GAGACGAGACGCGGCAGAGGGTCAAGTTCACGGACGAGCGAGTCTGCAAAAGTCATCTTCTCAACTGCTGTCCACATGACATCCTGTCTGGAACT CGTATGGACCTGGGGGAATGCACAAAGATCCATGACTTGGCGCTTCGGGCAGATTATGAAATAGCTTCCAAGGAGAGGGATCTTTTCTTTGAACTTGAT GCAGTGGATCACCTGGAGTCGTTCATTGCCGACTGTGACAGAAGAACAGAGCTCGCCAAGAAGCGTCTGGCTGAGACCCAGGAAGAGATCAGTGCCgaggtggcagcaaag gcAGAGAAGGTGCATGAGCTGAATGAGGAAATAGGCAAGCTTCTGGCCAAGGCTGAGCAGCTTGGAGCTGAAGGGAATGTGGACGAGGCTCAGAAGGTCttacaggaagtggagaaagtccGTACCAAGAAAAAGGATGCAGag gaAGAATATCGAAACTCCATGCCGGCCTCCAGctttcagcaacaaaaacttCGGGTGTGCGAGGTTTGCTCTGCTTACTTAGGTCTTCATGACAACGATCGTCGTCTGGCTGATCATTTTGGTGGGAAACTTCATCTGGGCTTCATTCAGATCAGAGAAAAACTGGACCAACTAAAG AAAACTGTGGTTGAGAAGCAAGAGAAGAGGAACCAGGAGCGCttaaagaggagagaagaaagggAGAAGGAGGAAAGGATGAAAAGAAG gACCAGATCACGGAGCAGAGAGCATAGAAG GTCTCGTTCACGTGACCGCAGAAGAAGGCGCTCCCGCTCCACGTCACGGGAGAAGCGGCGCACACGCTCCCGCTCCAGGGAGCGCAAGAGGCGACACCGCAGCCGCTCCCGCTCCCGCAGCCGAGGACATCGTCACAGTGATAGCCGCGAGCCGAGCTCAAGACACAA GTCGTCCAGGGATCGCGAGCGCTCATCTCGGGACCAGTCCCGGGACAGAGACAGGAGGGACGGAATGAACGGCAGGTCAGAGTCCCGCCGAGCAGACGACAGGGACACGGGGGACTTCTAA
- the luc7l gene encoding putative RNA-binding protein Luc7-like 1 isoform X2: MDLGECTKIHDLALRADYEIASKERDLFFELDAVDHLESFIADCDRRTELAKKRLAETQEEISAEVAAKAEKVHELNEEIGKLLAKAEQLGAEGNVDEAQKVLQEVEKVRTKKKDAEEEYRNSMPASSFQQQKLRVCEVCSAYLGLHDNDRRLADHFGGKLHLGFIQIREKLDQLKKTVVEKQEKRNQERLKRREEREKEERMKRRTRSRSREHRRSRSRDRRRRRSRSTSREKRRTRSRSRERKRRHRSRSRSRSRGHRHSDSREPSSRHKSSRDRERSSRDQSRDRDRRDGMNGRSESRRADDRDTGDF, from the exons ATGGACCTGGGGGAATGCACAAAGATCCATGACTTGGCGCTTCGGGCAGATTATGAAATAGCTTCCAAGGAGAGGGATCTTTTCTTTGAACTTGAT GCAGTGGATCACCTGGAGTCGTTCATTGCCGACTGTGACAGAAGAACAGAGCTCGCCAAGAAGCGTCTGGCTGAGACCCAGGAAGAGATCAGTGCCgaggtggcagcaaag gcAGAGAAGGTGCATGAGCTGAATGAGGAAATAGGCAAGCTTCTGGCCAAGGCTGAGCAGCTTGGAGCTGAAGGGAATGTGGACGAGGCTCAGAAGGTCttacaggaagtggagaaagtccGTACCAAGAAAAAGGATGCAGag gaAGAATATCGAAACTCCATGCCGGCCTCCAGctttcagcaacaaaaacttCGGGTGTGCGAGGTTTGCTCTGCTTACTTAGGTCTTCATGACAACGATCGTCGTCTGGCTGATCATTTTGGTGGGAAACTTCATCTGGGCTTCATTCAGATCAGAGAAAAACTGGACCAACTAAAG AAAACTGTGGTTGAGAAGCAAGAGAAGAGGAACCAGGAGCGCttaaagaggagagaagaaagggAGAAGGAGGAAAGGATGAAAAGAAG gACCAGATCACGGAGCAGAGAGCATAGAAG GTCTCGTTCACGTGACCGCAGAAGAAGGCGCTCCCGCTCCACGTCACGGGAGAAGCGGCGCACACGCTCCCGCTCCAGGGAGCGCAAGAGGCGACACCGCAGCCGCTCCCGCTCCCGCAGCCGAGGACATCGTCACAGTGATAGCCGCGAGCCGAGCTCAAGACACAA GTCGTCCAGGGATCGCGAGCGCTCATCTCGGGACCAGTCCCGGGACAGAGACAGGAGGGACGGAATGAACGGCAGGTCAGAGTCCCGCCGAGCAGACGACAGGGACACGGGGGACTTCTAA
- the LOC108237216 gene encoding epidermal growth factor receptor kinase substrate 8-like protein 1 isoform X1, with product MTGTTRHLVNHLLTFSLHNGDVQSVEDAQARLSFLAEKKKLWSQQMFLDVGKESILLRDVQSQDELEKYAFDDIFRCEAVSMEKHFPSLLLLVCQGADQKKPDIHFFNCEIVKAEKICDDIAQAVSSSSTRTKKEPDDLRSAQSEEEMLQQYGIPSPPFPHAPNPPPVNPPPYPGLRAANGLNAGPDVALLRAEREVGILNHCFDDIERFMGKLQQIADAATVLNQKKKKKKKSKKQTAEDNLLAEKAQPPHEDEFTDIFQKFKYCFCLLARLKSTIASPSSEDLVHHVFKPLDIMVKTTGGPAHGASVSSPAMTTSAVSLLQECLTEEERELWTALGSNWTLPRSQLRRPVSPYTPVFLDGWKPEALRPDGQVWEDPVESQHKYEALQVKQEQEQSRHPPDIYISDSEILPPDAERIYSCSYDFIARNSSELSVQQGETLEVIESSKRWWKVRNRFNQVGFVPFNILEPAAHVDSPVTSRPPSAPAAPPLSKTLSVAPPSPPALRLTPSHSPQRPRSLPPYSQTSSVADETDRVTMVNDELLQRLTNGKTSLSKPLVIHRSAETSVPLNYHSPPEEVAEWLRGKGFSEPTVSCLGVLTGAQLFSLNKEELRAVIPDEGARVYSQLTVQKALLEDARRATELEAVMEKQKMKVDLKLESSTL from the exons ATGACGGGCACCACGAGGCACCTGGTTAAT CACCTGCTGACGTTTTCGCTCCACAACGGCGATGTCCAGAGTGTGGAGGACGCTCAGGCTCGTCTCTCCTTCCTGGCGGAGAAGAAAAAGCTGTGGAGCCAACAGATGTTCCTGGATGTTGGGAAGGAGTCCATCCTTCTCCGAGACGTGCAGAGCCAG GATGAGCTGGAGAAGTACGCCTTCGATGACATCTTCCGCTGCGAGGCCGTCAGCATGGAGAAACACTTCCcgtccctgctgctgctggtctgCCAAGGTGCCGACCAGAAGAAGCCCGACATTCACTTCTTCAACTGTGAAATTGTGAAG GCAGAGAAAATCTGTGACGACATCGCACAAGCAGTCTCAAGTTCCTCCACCAGGACCAAGAAGGAGCCCGATGATCTCAG GTCTGCTCAGAGCGAAGAGGAGATGCTCCAGCAGTACGGGATACCCAGCCCACCCTTCCCACATGCTCCAAACCCCCCTCCAGTCAACCCTCCACCTTACCCTGGACTCAGAG cagCGAACGGACTGAACGCCGGGCCTGATGTTGCACTCCTACGTGCAGAGAGAGAAGTG GGGATCCTCAATCACTGCTTCGACGACATTGAGCGCTTCATGGGCAAGCTGCAGCAAATTGCAGACGCTGCGACGGTGCtaaaccagaagaagaaaaagaagaagaaaagcaaaaaacaaaccgCCGAAG ATAATTTACTTGCTGAAAAAGCCCAGCCCCCACACGAGGATGAGTTCACTGATATCTTCCAGAAATTCAAATACTGCTTCTGCCTTCTG GCTCGTCTGAAATCCACCATTGCCAGCCCTTCATCAGAGGATCTCGTACACCATGTGTTCAAACCTCTCGACATA ATGGTGAAAACAACGGGGGGGCCGGCTCACGGGGCGTCAGTATCCAGCCCCGCCATGACCACCTCCGCCGTCTCTCTGCTTCAAGAGTGCCTGACTGAGGAGGAACGGGAGCTGTGGACGGCTCTGGGGTCCAACTGGACGCTCCCTCG CTCTCAGCTCCGGAGGCCCGTCTCTCCGTACACACCTGTGTTCTTAGACGGATGGAAACCGGAAGCCCTGCGTCCAGACGGACAGGTTTGGGAGGACCCGGTGGAGTCACAGCACAAATATGAAGCCCTCCAAGTAAAACAAGAG CAGGAACAATCCCGTCATCCTCCGGATATCTACATCAGTGACTC agaaatacTCCCACCTGATGCTGAGAGAATCTACAGCTGCAGCTACGACTTCATCGCCAGGAACAGTAGTGAGCTGTCGGTGCAGCAGGGAGAGACTCTGGAG GTGATCGAGTCCTCCAAGCGCTGGTGGAAGGTTCGCAATCGTTTCAATCAGGTCGGCTTTGTGCCCTTCAACATCCTGGAACCTGCGGCTCACGTAGACAGCCCCGTCACCAGCAGACCCCCCAGT GCTCCAGCTGCACCCCCTCTCTCCAAGACTCTGTCTGTCGCCCCACCGAGCCCCCCTGCTCTGCGCCTCACTCCCTCCCACTCCCCACAGCGCCCTCGCAGCTTACCGCCATACTCCCAGACTTCATCCGTCGCAGATGAAACAGATAGAG TCACGATGGTGAACGACGAGCTGCTCCAGAGGCTGACCAATGGAAAGACCAGTCTGAGCAAACCCCTGGTCATCCATCGCTCTGCAGAGACCTCCGTCCCTCTGAACTACCACTCTCCTCCGGAGGAGGTGGCCGAGTGGCTCAGAGGGAAGGGCTTCAGCGAACC GACGGTGTCGTGTCTCGGGGTGCTGACAGGGGCACAGCTCTTCTCGCTCAACAAGGAAGAACTGCGGGCTGTGATTCCAGACGAGGGAGCCAGAGTGTACAGTCAGCTCACGGTGCAGAAAGCGCTGCTGGAG GATGCTCGGCGAGCCACGGAGCTGGAAGCGGTCATGGAGAAGCAGAAGATGAAGGTGGATCTGAAGCTGGAGAGCAGCACATTGTGA
- the LOC108237216 gene encoding epidermal growth factor receptor kinase substrate 8-like protein 1 isoform X2, producing MTGTTRHLVNHLLTFSLHNGDVQSVEDAQARLSFLAEKKKLWSQQMFLDVGKESILLRDVQSQDELEKYAFDDIFRCEAVSMEKHFPSLLLLVCQGADQKKPDIHFFNCEIVKAEKICDDIAQAVSSSSTRTKKEPDDLRSAQSEEEMLQQYGIPSPPFPHAPNPPPVNPPPYPGLRANGLNAGPDVALLRAEREVGILNHCFDDIERFMGKLQQIADAATVLNQKKKKKKKSKKQTAEDNLLAEKAQPPHEDEFTDIFQKFKYCFCLLARLKSTIASPSSEDLVHHVFKPLDIMVKTTGGPAHGASVSSPAMTTSAVSLLQECLTEEERELWTALGSNWTLPRSQLRRPVSPYTPVFLDGWKPEALRPDGQVWEDPVESQHKYEALQVKQEQEQSRHPPDIYISDSEILPPDAERIYSCSYDFIARNSSELSVQQGETLEVIESSKRWWKVRNRFNQVGFVPFNILEPAAHVDSPVTSRPPSAPAAPPLSKTLSVAPPSPPALRLTPSHSPQRPRSLPPYSQTSSVADETDRVTMVNDELLQRLTNGKTSLSKPLVIHRSAETSVPLNYHSPPEEVAEWLRGKGFSEPTVSCLGVLTGAQLFSLNKEELRAVIPDEGARVYSQLTVQKALLEDARRATELEAVMEKQKMKVDLKLESSTL from the exons ATGACGGGCACCACGAGGCACCTGGTTAAT CACCTGCTGACGTTTTCGCTCCACAACGGCGATGTCCAGAGTGTGGAGGACGCTCAGGCTCGTCTCTCCTTCCTGGCGGAGAAGAAAAAGCTGTGGAGCCAACAGATGTTCCTGGATGTTGGGAAGGAGTCCATCCTTCTCCGAGACGTGCAGAGCCAG GATGAGCTGGAGAAGTACGCCTTCGATGACATCTTCCGCTGCGAGGCCGTCAGCATGGAGAAACACTTCCcgtccctgctgctgctggtctgCCAAGGTGCCGACCAGAAGAAGCCCGACATTCACTTCTTCAACTGTGAAATTGTGAAG GCAGAGAAAATCTGTGACGACATCGCACAAGCAGTCTCAAGTTCCTCCACCAGGACCAAGAAGGAGCCCGATGATCTCAG GTCTGCTCAGAGCGAAGAGGAGATGCTCCAGCAGTACGGGATACCCAGCCCACCCTTCCCACATGCTCCAAACCCCCCTCCAGTCAACCCTCCACCTTACCCTGGACTCAGAG CGAACGGACTGAACGCCGGGCCTGATGTTGCACTCCTACGTGCAGAGAGAGAAGTG GGGATCCTCAATCACTGCTTCGACGACATTGAGCGCTTCATGGGCAAGCTGCAGCAAATTGCAGACGCTGCGACGGTGCtaaaccagaagaagaaaaagaagaagaaaagcaaaaaacaaaccgCCGAAG ATAATTTACTTGCTGAAAAAGCCCAGCCCCCACACGAGGATGAGTTCACTGATATCTTCCAGAAATTCAAATACTGCTTCTGCCTTCTG GCTCGTCTGAAATCCACCATTGCCAGCCCTTCATCAGAGGATCTCGTACACCATGTGTTCAAACCTCTCGACATA ATGGTGAAAACAACGGGGGGGCCGGCTCACGGGGCGTCAGTATCCAGCCCCGCCATGACCACCTCCGCCGTCTCTCTGCTTCAAGAGTGCCTGACTGAGGAGGAACGGGAGCTGTGGACGGCTCTGGGGTCCAACTGGACGCTCCCTCG CTCTCAGCTCCGGAGGCCCGTCTCTCCGTACACACCTGTGTTCTTAGACGGATGGAAACCGGAAGCCCTGCGTCCAGACGGACAGGTTTGGGAGGACCCGGTGGAGTCACAGCACAAATATGAAGCCCTCCAAGTAAAACAAGAG CAGGAACAATCCCGTCATCCTCCGGATATCTACATCAGTGACTC agaaatacTCCCACCTGATGCTGAGAGAATCTACAGCTGCAGCTACGACTTCATCGCCAGGAACAGTAGTGAGCTGTCGGTGCAGCAGGGAGAGACTCTGGAG GTGATCGAGTCCTCCAAGCGCTGGTGGAAGGTTCGCAATCGTTTCAATCAGGTCGGCTTTGTGCCCTTCAACATCCTGGAACCTGCGGCTCACGTAGACAGCCCCGTCACCAGCAGACCCCCCAGT GCTCCAGCTGCACCCCCTCTCTCCAAGACTCTGTCTGTCGCCCCACCGAGCCCCCCTGCTCTGCGCCTCACTCCCTCCCACTCCCCACAGCGCCCTCGCAGCTTACCGCCATACTCCCAGACTTCATCCGTCGCAGATGAAACAGATAGAG TCACGATGGTGAACGACGAGCTGCTCCAGAGGCTGACCAATGGAAAGACCAGTCTGAGCAAACCCCTGGTCATCCATCGCTCTGCAGAGACCTCCGTCCCTCTGAACTACCACTCTCCTCCGGAGGAGGTGGCCGAGTGGCTCAGAGGGAAGGGCTTCAGCGAACC GACGGTGTCGTGTCTCGGGGTGCTGACAGGGGCACAGCTCTTCTCGCTCAACAAGGAAGAACTGCGGGCTGTGATTCCAGACGAGGGAGCCAGAGTGTACAGTCAGCTCACGGTGCAGAAAGCGCTGCTGGAG GATGCTCGGCGAGCCACGGAGCTGGAAGCGGTCATGGAGAAGCAGAAGATGAAGGTGGATCTGAAGCTGGAGAGCAGCACATTGTGA